A genomic segment from Malus domestica chromosome 05, GDT2T_hap1 encodes:
- the LOC103435893 gene encoding uncharacterized protein, whose protein sequence is MAGFVRTRSKRVTYPLDDRVKARLVGGYSSGLSDVSSGSEHSGHYNSPCLSELVHRFLQDDESSTAGFPDNESDSDRVDSASDADAIDSVLRSVAVSGNADPYLKLLRSHVSQAEEAFACLRSNGGGSSKSALRRSVMSFLRGLGHNAAICKTKWTSSGNITSGSYEFIDVVPVQSGSSMWQSRYFVDLDFAAQFEIARPSSQYSRLLQLLPRNFVGSSEDLKRIVRVTCDAAKRSLKSTDLSVPPWRKNRYVQNKWFGPYKRTVNPLTERTFSTDSAIFAPVSGAKCRCVGFDDAVSDSTVNGRLYVRT, encoded by the coding sequence ATGGCTGGTTTTGTTAGAACCAGATCGAAGAGGGTCACTTACCCGCTCGACGATCGGGTGAAAGCGCGACTAGTCGGCGGATACAGCTCCGGACTCAGTGATGTCAGCAGCGGAAGCGAGCACTCCGGCCACTACAACTCCCCCTGCCTCTCCGAGCTCGTCCACCGCTTCCTCCAAGACGACGAGTCGTCCACCGCTGGTTTTCCCGACAACGAGTCCGACTCGGACCGAGTCGACTCGGCCTCCGACGCGGACGCGATCGACTCCGTCCTTAGGTCCGTGGCCGTTTCGGGAAATGCGGACCCGTACCTGAAGCTGCTCCGTTCTCACGTCTCCCAGGCGGAGGAGGCGTTCGCGTGTTTGAGATCCAACGGCGGCGGCAGCAGCAAGTCGGCTCTGCGGCGGAGCGTGATGTCGTTTCTGAGGGGATTGGGACACAATGCGGCGATCTGCAAGACGAAATGGACCTCCTCCGGCAACATCACCTCCGGGAGCTACGAGTTCATCGACGTCGTTCCTGTCCAATCGGGCTCCTCCATGTGGCAGAGCCGGTACTTCGTGGACCTCGACTTCGCCGCCCAGTTCGAAATCGCTCGGCCGTCGAGCCAGTACTCGCGGCTGCTGCAACTTCTGCCCAGAAACTTCGTTGGCAGCTCGGAGGACCTGAAGCGTATAGTTCGGGTCACGTGCGACGCGGCAAAGAGATCGTTGAAGAGCACAGATCTCTCCGTGCCTCCGTGGCGGAAGAACCGTTATGTGCAGAACAAGTGGTTCGGTCCGTACAAACGGACCGTCAATCCATTGACGGAGAGAACCTTCTCGACAGACTCGGCCATTTTTGCTCCAGTGTCTGGCGCCAAATGCCGCTGTGTTGGGTTTGACGACGCGGTTTCCGACTCCACCGTGAACGGCCGGCTCTATGTGCGTACTTAA